In the Helicobacter cetorum MIT 99-5656 genome, TAAGGCTGTTGCTTCTAGGCGTAAATCAAAGCATTCAAAACACCGCTCGCTTTTCTCACCTAAAAGCTCCATACCCTTTGCTTTATCTAAAAATTTTTCTAATTCATAATCGCCCTCAATTAATTCAATCTCTAGCATTTCACAAGTGCGTTTCACATCAGCTAAGCGCAACAAATATTCGCTGTAAGGGTGGATATTAGGGTTATAAAAAAACCCCAATATCTTTTCATTAAGAAAAGCCTCCTTAGCTTTCTTTAAAAAATACAGATTATCTACGGAACAACAAATATGAATGAGCATTAGAACTGCTTTTTATTCACATCTTCTAAAATATCATTAGAAACTTTATCAATTTCATTACTAATAGCTAAAGAATCCGTAGCGATTTGTAAATTGCCTTCAGTAACTTGTCTTAGAGCTTCAATAGAAGTGTTGATTTCTTCCACCCCTTTGACTTGAGTTTTAATGCTTTCAGAAGTGTCTGAAATGCTTTGAACTAAGATGTTGATATTGGCTTCAATTTCGCTCAAGGATTTTTGAGTTCTTTCAGCAAGCTTTCGCACTTCATCAGCTACCACCGCAAAGCCCCTACCATGCTCGCCCGCTCGTGCGGCTTCAATAGCGGCATTGAGTGCAAGCAAATTGGTTTGGTCAGCAATGTCTCGTATCACTTCCACAATGCTCTTAATGTCTTGTCCTTGCTCAATCATGGCTTCACTTTGAGCGCTCACGCTTTGAATGGAAGTTGTAATATTCTCTACTACATGTGAAGTTTCCATTAAGCTCGCATGTTGAGAGTTTGAAGCCTTCTCTAAATTCTCTACACATTCTTTTAGATTTGTGCTGTTTGTGGCTAAATCTTTCGCAAAATTAGATGAAGTTTCTAACATTTTTTGGATTTCTAATCCTAAGGTATTGGTTACTAATTCCACTCTTCCGCTTGCATTTTGTATCTTACCCCTAAAATCTAAGCTTGAATAACTTTCAAAGACTTTAAAGATACTTGGCATATGAGAACCCACGCTTTCTTGGAGATAATCCATAATACCATTTAATGCATCTCTTAGCTCTTTTAAATCAGGGCTTGCAGGATTAGCATTAATCCTTGCATTGAAATCTCCGCCCTTAACCACTTCTACGACCTTAATGGTGTCTTGGACAGCTTGTCTGTCTTCTTGCATAGTTTTTTGAGTTTGTAAAATATTTTTATTAATCACGCCTTGCATACGCCCTAACTCATCATTAAACTTAGGCTCAACTAACCTAATATCACTAACTTGAGCTTGATTGTTTAATAATTTAAAGAAATTAGACAAGGTTCTAGAAACCACTTCCAAACGACTACTTACAATCACACGCATTAAGAAAGTAATCGCCACAATCAAAGCCAGAACCATAATAATGCTAGCAACAATCACTACAAAACGCACGGAACTAATCTGTGAATAAACCTTGTCTTTTTCCATTGTAAGAGCAATCGCCCAATTAAGACTATCTCTAGCGTTTCCAGCCTTTTCAAGCATGTTAAAGGCTTCAACAGCTAAATAATTATCCTTATGGCTAAAGGGGTCAAAATATTCCAATAATCCCCTAGAGCCACTTTCTTGAATAGAAATCACTTCTTGGGTTGCCCTAGGGGCATTTTTGTAAATTTCTGTAATGGATTTGTCTTGCAAACTCTTATTTGCACTTAATAACACTTTACCTTTAACACCGATTAAGAATAAATCGCTTCTAGTTTTAGCAATTTCGTTACTAAAGCTATCAATAGAAACAAAAATCATTAAAACCCCTATGGCTTTTTGAGTACTCTCGCTTAATAGGGGCAAAAGAATATTAACCCCATAAACTTCCCTACCATTAGGCATTTTCTTATAGTAAGGCAAGCTTCGTGTGAGCTCTTTGGTTTGCATCGCTTTTTGCACTAAAGAGTTATTTCCTAATTCATGATTTTCAATAACCTTAATCATATCCGCATCTTGCAAAAGCATCACGCTTAAATCTTCTCTGTCTTTAAAAAACATGCTAATTCCAGCCACATGGGCATTAGCCAAAATAAAATTTTTTAATAGTTTGATTTTAGTTTCTTTTTTAGTATCATCAGTAAGCATGTTTCTTACAATTCCCATGCCAGTAAAGACAGTTCTAACGACCCCTTGAACTTCCTTGACTTTAATATGTAAGCTATCTTGCATAGCGTGCAAGGCATTTTCTTTTAAAATCTCTTTAACCTTACTATTTAAAGAGACCCCTAGAATGCTAACGCATACAACGACAATTAACGCAACGCATAATATGATTTTATTACCGATATTTAAATCTTTAAACAAAACATGACCTTGTTATAGTGAAATATCCCTCTGTCAAGCTCCATAAAAAAATCCATATATATATATATATATATATATATATATATATGGATTTCATCATAAGTATTCAATCTGACAAAAAAGACTTGGGATAAATTATAATCTTGCAAAATAAATCAAAAGTTAAACAGCTAGATTAATAATTTTTATTAAAAGATAATTTTAATTTAAGTTTAAATTCGCCCTTTTAGGATATGCTACTATTTTAATAACTCAATGTTAGATATAAGGAAAAAATTAATGCCCTTTGTTCCTACTCGCTCTAATAAAGTTCAAGAAGTAAGCTTTATAGATGCTCTTTTGAATCCTAACGCCCCTAAAGGTGGGCTATACACCTTAGAAAAATTTCAAAAATTAGATTGGCAAACTTGTTTGAATGCAAGCTACAATGAGCTTGTAGAGCATGTCTTTAAACAATTGAATTTGGAACTTCCTAAAGAATTTTTACACAACGCCCTGAAACGCTATGAAAATTTTACTGACCCTAAAAACCCAGCTCCCATATTTGCCCTAGATGAAAGACTGTTTGTCCAAGAGCTATACCATGGCAATAGCCTTGCCTTTAAAGATATGGCATTACAACCTTTTGGAAGTCTGCTCTCTCAACTAGCACAAGAAGAAAATCAGAATTTTTTAGTGCTGGTTTCAACTAGTGGGGATACAGGTCCAGCGGCTTTAGAGAGTTTAGCAAATTTGCCTAATGTTTTTGTGGTGTGTTTATACCCAAAAGATGGCACAAGCCTAGTTCAAAAACTCCAAATGGTAACTCAAAATGCACCTAATTTAAAAGTGTTTGGTATAGATGGTGATTTTGATGATGCACAAAGCGTGCTGAAAAACCTTTTGAAAGACCAAGATTTTAACGCTATTTTGAACGCCAAAAAATTAAAATTAAGTGTAGCTAATTCAGTGAATTTTGGGCGTATCGCT is a window encoding:
- a CDS encoding methyl-accepting chemotaxis protein, which translates into the protein MFKDLNIGNKIILCVALIVVVCVSILGVSLNSKVKEILKENALHAMQDSLHIKVKEVQGVVRTVFTGMGIVRNMLTDDTKKETKIKLLKNFILANAHVAGISMFFKDREDLSVMLLQDADMIKVIENHELGNNSLVQKAMQTKELTRSLPYYKKMPNGREVYGVNILLPLLSESTQKAIGVLMIFVSIDSFSNEIAKTRSDLFLIGVKGKVLLSANKSLQDKSITEIYKNAPRATQEVISIQESGSRGLLEYFDPFSHKDNYLAVEAFNMLEKAGNARDSLNWAIALTMEKDKVYSQISSVRFVVIVASIIMVLALIVAITFLMRVIVSSRLEVVSRTLSNFFKLLNNQAQVSDIRLVEPKFNDELGRMQGVINKNILQTQKTMQEDRQAVQDTIKVVEVVKGGDFNARINANPASPDLKELRDALNGIMDYLQESVGSHMPSIFKVFESYSSLDFRGKIQNASGRVELVTNTLGLEIQKMLETSSNFAKDLATNSTNLKECVENLEKASNSQHASLMETSHVVENITTSIQSVSAQSEAMIEQGQDIKSIVEVIRDIADQTNLLALNAAIEAARAGEHGRGFAVVADEVRKLAERTQKSLSEIEANINILVQSISDTSESIKTQVKGVEEINTSIEALRQVTEGNLQIATDSLAISNEIDKVSNDILEDVNKKQF